In Candidatus Palauibacter australiensis, the genomic window ATCCGCGATGGCGTCGGCCGCGAGCTTGCCGAACCGGTAGGCCTGGTGAATGCCGCCGGCGGTGAGTGGCGAGACCATGCCGGCCGCGTCGCCGACGAGCAGGACCCGGTCCGCGTAGAAGTTCCTGAGCCGGCCGCCGATCGGGATGACGCCGCCGCGCTTCTCCAGCACCCGTCTCCCGGACAACCCGAACAGGCCGTCGATCTTCTCGCTGAACCGGCGCATGTCCGCGCGCCCGTCCCGGTGGAGCGCCAGGCCCACCTGCGTGGCCCCGACGCCTGGCACGACCCACCCGATGTAGCCCGGCGCGCACTCGGGATCGATGAAGCAGTGCAGGCAGTCCCCGTCGCCGCCGCGGGGCTCGTACTCCCACTCCACCCCCTTGAGGAGCCGGCGGTTGCGGTCCAGTCCGAAGCTCTCGGCCACCCGGGAGCGCGCTCCGTCGGCCCCGACCAGGAACCGGCACGTCACGCCGGAAGCCGCGCCGGAGCCCGCGAGCGTCAGCGGGCCCGGGCCGGAGGTCGACGCCACGCCCTCGAAGGGGGCGCCGAACCGGACTTCGGCCCCCGAGCGGCGGGTCTCGTCGACGATGTGGCGGAAAAGCCCCGCCGTATCCGTCGCCATGAAGAAGTACGAGTCCCGCTCCAGTTCGACGAAGCGGTGGACCGGATCGTAGACGCGGACGCGTTGGATTCGGCGGACGAGCGACGCCGGGGCGGCCCACTCCTCCCACGCTTCCTTGACGAGGATCCCGGTGGTGTGAACGCGCTCGCCCGGCTCCGACTGCCGCTCCAGAACGAGGACGGAGAGCCCCCGCTCCGCCGCCCGCCGCGCGCAGGCGAGCCCCGCGAACCCGGCCCCCACCACGACGAGATTGTAGTCCGCCGACTCACGCGACGTCCCGACTGCCGTCAACGTCCCGCTCGTCCGCTCACGAGACGTTCCCGCGGGAACGCCGTGGCGGGCTCAGCAGCCGCAGGCGATCTCGGTCCCGGCGCGGGCTTCGGCGCCCTCTGTCGCGTAGCCGTCGCGTTTCCACCAGTCGAGGCCGCCCATGAGTTCTCGCACCTCGAACCCCAGGCCGAGGAGCTTGAGGGCGGTCTTGGTGGAGGCGTTGCAGCCGATCCCGTCGCAGTAGCAGACGTAGAGCCTGGACCGGTCGAGCGCCGCCGTCGTCTCGGCGCTGATCTCCCGGTGCGGGAGGTTCACGGCGCCGGGGATGCGCTCCCGGGCGTAGGCCTCGGCGGACCGTCCGTCGATCACGACGACGGGATCGTCCCGGTCCAGCGCTTCCTTGAGGTCCCACGCGTCGGTCTCGAAGGCGAGCTTCTGCTTATAGTGCTCCATCTGAGCCGTGTTCATGTATCGCTCCGAGTCAGGGGCCTCGCTCGTAGTACCGTAGCGCATCACCCGGTGCAAGTGCAGGCCGGTGACGCTCGCACAGAGTTGTCGCAATTGCCGTGATCGCCAACCTTAAGCCATGCGCACGATGAACCTCTCCCTTCCGGATCGGCAGCGCCTGAGGAAGCTCCCATGAACGTCTACATCAACCTCCCGGTTGCCGACCTCGAACGCTCGCGGGCCTTCTTCGCGGCTCTCGGTTTCGCCTTCGACGACGATTTCAGCGATGAGGCGACCCTGGGGATGGAGATCAGCGACAACTGCTACTGCATGCTCGTTACGCACGAGAGGTTCGCCACGTTCACGCCTCGACCCCTCGCGGATGCGCGCGCGGCGACGGAGGTCCTGGTCTCGCTCCAACTGGAGAGCCGCGGGGAAGTGGACGGCTTCATGGAGACGGCGCTCGCGCACGGAGCGGACGAACCGCGGGAACCGATGGACTACGGCTTCATGTACGCGCGCGCCTTCGCGGACCCCGACGGGCATATCTGGGAGCCGTTCTGGCTCGATCTCGAGGCGGCCCTCGCGGCCGGCCCCGTCGATGTCGACGACGAGGGCGCCTCGTGACCGAGGCACCGCTGTGGGCGGCACTCCTTGCTCTTCCCGCTCTGGCCGCGGTTGGCGTCGCGCCGGTCCAGGTTCCGTGCGAGGACTGGTCGACGGGACCGTTCTGGGAGAAGGCGGACCCGGCGGCGGTGAGGACGTGTCTCGCCTCCGGGTACAGCGTCGACGAGCGGTCCGCCCCGGGCGAGCGGACGCCCCTGCACCTGGCGGCGCGGTTCAGCGACGATCCCGACGTGATCGGGGTGCTGGTCGAGGCGGGGGCCAAACTGGAGGCTGCGACCCGCGCGCGTCGGACGCCCCTGCACTGGGCGGCCAGGTACAACGGGAACCCGGCAATGGCAGGGGCACTGCTGGAATACGGGGCGAGCGCTTACGCCGAGACCACGCACGGCCGCACACCCCTTCACCTCGCCGCCCTGGTCAACGAGAACCCTGCCGTCGTGGATGCACTCGCCAGCGTGACCGACGTCAACGTCCGGAAGCACGACGGAGGGACGCCGCTGCACGACGCCGCCCGAAGGATCTGGGACGGCCCGATGGGAAACCCGAATCCGGCTGTCGTGGAGGTGCTGATCAGGCGCGGCGCCGACCTGTCGGCGGAGACCGAGGGGGGGCTTACCCCAGCGGGGCGGGCGAGAGACAAGCGTCTGGCCGAGATGCTGCGGGAGGAGGAAGCGCGCCGGGAGGCGATACGGGCGCGGTTCCTTCAGTCCCTGGCGACGAGATGCGCGGTGGGGGTCCTGGTCCTCAGCCTGCTGGGATACCTGGTCGCGCGAGTCCGGAGAGCGCGCCGGGGTGTGTCCGGCGCCTGAATGCTCGCGGTTGCAACGATTCGTCGCGCAT contains:
- a CDS encoding NAD(P)/FAD-dependent oxidoreductase, which gives rise to MTAVGTSRESADYNLVVVGAGFAGLACARRAAERGLSVLVLERQSEPGERVHTTGILVKEAWEEWAAPASLVRRIQRVRVYDPVHRFVELERDSYFFMATDTAGLFRHIVDETRRSGAEVRFGAPFEGVASTSGPGPLTLAGSGAASGVTCRFLVGADGARSRVAESFGLDRNRRLLKGVEWEYEPRGGDGDCLHCFIDPECAPGYIGWVVPGVGATQVGLALHRDGRADMRRFSEKIDGLFGLSGRRVLEKRGGVIPIGGRLRNFYADRVLLVGDAAGMVSPLTAGGIHQAYRFGKLAADAIADHLDGGGAGSSRRGAPHPGDVVRRAYPNHTLKRAARWGFDHLPVARALQAGLLSWNVFRRLAETVFFHRSR
- a CDS encoding VOC family protein, with amino-acid sequence MNVYINLPVADLERSRAFFAALGFAFDDDFSDEATLGMEISDNCYCMLVTHERFATFTPRPLADARAATEVLVSLQLESRGEVDGFMETALAHGADEPREPMDYGFMYARAFADPDGHIWEPFWLDLEAALAAGPVDVDDEGAS
- a CDS encoding ankyrin repeat domain-containing protein; its protein translation is MTEAPLWAALLALPALAAVGVAPVQVPCEDWSTGPFWEKADPAAVRTCLASGYSVDERSAPGERTPLHLAARFSDDPDVIGVLVEAGAKLEAATRARRTPLHWAARYNGNPAMAGALLEYGASAYAETTHGRTPLHLAALVNENPAVVDALASVTDVNVRKHDGGTPLHDAARRIWDGPMGNPNPAVVEVLIRRGADLSAETEGGLTPAGRARDKRLAEMLREEEARREAIRARFLQSLATRCAVGVLVLSLLGYLVARVRRARRGVSGA
- a CDS encoding rhodanese-like domain-containing protein, with amino-acid sequence MNTAQMEHYKQKLAFETDAWDLKEALDRDDPVVVIDGRSAEAYARERIPGAVNLPHREISAETTAALDRSRLYVCYCDGIGCNASTKTALKLLGLGFEVRELMGGLDWWKRDGYATEGAEARAGTEIACGC